The window CTTGTTCCTTTGGTTGTTCAGAAGATGGCTAAAATTGTATTCAAATGATTAAATAACAATGAAAAGTCAGACTTTGCTACAAGATGCTAAAATTTAGATAATCTGAATGGAAACTTAGTGATGTCAATTTTTATATAAAGCTGCAATGACTGGTTGCACTTGGTAAAAAGTTAACAAAAATTATTCTTTGCTGGTCACTTTCACAGATATTTAATAGTTTTAGATGTCTGTGAGGATAAAACCACATTCGGAtgctatatttataatttttttggcAGGAAGGCGATTTTTTGAGGAGTTGGATAGAGATGGTGATGGCCAAGTTAATCTTGAAGACCTTGAAATTGCAATGAAAAAGAGAAGACTACCTAGGCGGTATGCCAAGGATTTTCTGCATCGTACAAGAAGCAACTTGTTTTCAAAATCAGTTGGGTGGAAACAATTTCTGTCTGTAATGGAGCAGAAGGAGCCAAAAATTCTTCGAGCGTATACAAGCCTTTGCCTTAACAAGTCTGGAACACTGCAAAAGAATCAGATATTGGCATCGCTAAGGAATGCAGGGCTTCCTGCCAGTGAGGATAATGCTATTTCTATGATGCGTTATCTCAATGTTGACAAAGAGGGATCAATTTCATACAGTCACTTCCGTAATTTCATGGTCTTGCTTCCTTCAGAAAGGCTTGAGGATGATCCTAGGTATCACACTTGAACATATTATCTATGCTACCAAAATCAATTAGAACCTTATGCATATTTTTTGCTTCTAGATGTTGCATCTTCATCATGCATAGATTCCATATATTGGTCTATATAATATGAATGACCAAATTTTTCCTCCTATATATGTCGGAGTGACTAGTGAGTGATTAAGAGTGAGCGTAGGCAGACTTGCATGAACGACTACCTAAAGATTCGTGGTCAGGAATGATTAACTGACCAATCTAATTGCAGGAGGGGGACAAGGTCGTAGGTTGAAGGGCTAACGTACTAATCACCATGGTAATGATTGAACGATTAGAGGTGTTAAAAATGAACCTGACCACTCGACCcaagtcgacccgaaaaaaattagGTTCGAGTTGGAGATATTCGGGTTCAAGTTGGAGGATTTTCAGGTTGAAAATTTTTGGGTTCAGTTGACCCGAATTTAAGGGTTAGtgggtttttttggggttaaattaaattttattttaaaaattaagatgctTTTTTATGTCTATTGTTAGTATGATCATGATAGAGTATTgggataaaagtgaagaattatagggaaaatagcaaaaaaaaaaaaaaaaaaaaaaaacgttttGAATCGGGTTATTCGGGTTGGGTTCGGATTGTAGTCAGGTTTGGGTTgggatttttttaaaacaaaaatttttaACCCGACCCGATCCACCTGAATTAACACCTCTGAATCTAATCCCTTAATCTCTCTCTCTCCATAGGGAATTGTCCTGAGTGGAGGAGGTAGTCCATAAGCAATAACCATACATGTGGATGAGGGAGTTTAAAAGACCTTAAGCTGAGCCTTGGCCCTCCAAAATGGTCTACACTTGGGCTCCGAAAGGAGGTGTGAATTCCTCCTGAGAGAGGATGTGGAGAGGGGTTTGTTAGAAATCCAAACCTTACTCCTACCTTTCTTTCAATATCCTGAATTGTGCCCCTCCCCTCTTGTGATATTGAAGGcttcattttccttatttgttaTCTTTCTTGATACAACCAGTAGCCTTAGGCTTAGGAATGTTgtcaaatatttatttctatcTTTTAGATAACTttagttaattttaatattttctctGTGGAAATTATTTACTTGTAATAGAAGGCTTTAGCTCAGCTACTTATTCGGCAATtgcatttttcataaaaaattttacATCCATGTTAactatattttttcctttttaagttTAGTCTGTATCCGGCAAAATCAATTATGCTGTTTTTTAAGTTTAGACTATGTACAAGAACAGATTATCTGGACCATCAGAATTAAATAGATCCTTATGCAAATTCTAGCTTCTAGATGATATATCCTTGTAGAGTCAGTATATTGGCTAGATAATATGAATGGCCTGATTTTCCTTCTATATCCTCTTGTGTCTTTCCTTAATGTCCTGAATTGTGCCACTGCCCACTTGTGAAATTGAAGATTCCATTTTCCATTACTGGCCATCTTTCTTAGCGCAACCTTTTGCCTCGGGCTTATTGCTTGAGAAGAATCACTGTAAATGTTGTCAGATATTGACTTCTACctttagataatttaattttaatatatttcttTCACAAAAGTATTTACTTGTAACAACAGGTTTGAGCTTAGCTCAACAATTGCATCAGTCATGTAACTTTTTACAGCTGtcgtaattttattttttcattcctAAGTTTAGGTTGTGTTCAGGAAGATCTACAATACATTTTCACTAGCTTTAATGAGAATACCTTGTCTGTTTTTTCCTCCTCTTTTTTTCGAGCTTGACATTTGAGTCTGTAAATACAATAATTTATGTGATAGTGGCCCATAAGAGTTTAGACTTTATCTGATTGTTCAATGTGGCAAGAAAGAGACAATAAATGTGAGAGCTGCCAGCAGATAATTTATTGATATTATTGGAAAAGAGCACAGTGGGCTCAATTTCAACTAGCCTATTTCATTGTTGTCCTAAGTTCTGATACTTGGATCCTTCAGCTTCCTCTCTGCAACTGTCTCAGACATCAACATCTTCATTGATTATGTACCCTATTGAACACCTAGATCCATATCCATATGGGGCATTCTCAAATCCAAGTACATAGTTGTTGGCCCTTTTAACTGCTATGTGTGCTTGCAACCTTAGCGATTAACTAATTTAGGTGGGACTCAAGGTTCACAAGTCTTAACATGGTATTAGAGCTAAATGACTCAGTCATTAGGGACGTTAAGAAAAGGGAAGAGTTTGCTCAATTTATTCCCCCTCATTCAAGGTTGTTTTGCTCCATTAAGCTTCTGAAATTTCACAAATCTTAACAAATAGTATGCAATGTTTATTTCTCTATATTATTCCAACTTATAGAAGATAGTAGATTAATCAAGATAATCCTATTgtttattgattaactttgaTGTTTGTGAAAAGATGCAGCCAAAAGAGGAACTCAAAACTTGTATGAGCATTGCAAAAGTAAAGAGTGATAGAAATCTTACAGTATCTGTATATGGAGTCATGCAGTTTATGATATTTGGTAGTTCTGTGGGGCTAAATTGTGGAACCTCATTATGctttctaatttctaaaattgtctCCATATTTTTTCTCGTGTTTGATTGAGTTTATCAGCTATGTGGCTATGCCTAGTCTAGTTGGCAAACATCAACCTGTAGGTTAGGAGTTCTTGAATATCGTTTTGCAGTTGGTGAACTATTTGCTTAATTTCATGTTACAGGAACATCTGGTTTGAAGCAGCTACTGTGGTAGTTGTTCCCCCTCCAGTACAGATATCCACAGGAAATGTCCTTAAGTCTGCTTTGGCTGGAGGTCTTGCTTGTGCACTTTCCACTTCAATATTGTATCCTATTGATACCATGAAGGTAATCCTATCAGCCTACTGAAAACTCGAAGCATAGATTAGTAGAGTATAATGATCAGTAACTTCAAAGAAATTTACTTTTTATCTTTTGAAATTTAGGAATAGTCTAGCATATTGTTTTATCTCAAATTTGTGGTGCTCATTATTGTTTTTTCATGTGTAATATGTCTTGCACTTGACTTAGCTGAAGGAGAGTTGAGTTTTACATCTGTCAACAAGATGCCCAACTGAACATGCACTTGTTGCTCTAATTTCTAATGTGATTCAGATAAAACGAAATCTAGTTTTAGAGTAAGAGCTTACTTGGTCCATCGGAACAGCTTTGCACAGATTTTATATTTATTCAAAAGcctgtctctttttttttttaccaatttgGAAGTCGTAACTTTTTAAGTTTGTATTTCATTCATATTATGCTACAATTTAAAACCttgttttctccaatttattacTTTTAAGCAAAACCAAGGGACTATTTCAATTAAAAAGTTAGAagtccatttcttcttacatTAGTTGCATGTAcacatgtttttcttttgggttaATTCCCTTAGACAAAGAAATGTAAACTAATTAAACTCACTATTTTTTTCTTTACTATGTATCTGGGTTTtggttgcatctattgaggacataTTTAAAatggtacagacatgtacttgGACGActaataaatgttccagttaggcgatgtgaaactatgctAAATATtcacatcaaacgaggaagaggaagataaaaaaacttaattagcaacaataaaacaaaataaaatttatttaaatatagatgatgttatagtaggggatagagctCAATTGCACAGAAGGATCTATATAGCGGACCTTCTAGTGGAATAAGGCTTGATTATTATTGTTGATGTAATATCTTAAGTTCCTTCATGTAAAACTAGTTGCTGATGTACAAACTAAAAATGTAAAGAGTTCATTTGGTTTATTAGTACTCTGAAACTGCAATATATATTGCTTGGATACTCTATATTTATTTCTTCCCAAACTTGAGCCCTATGGCCAAAATGATGTAAAGATGATAGGGGTGCTGATTGATCAATAACGACTCAAGGCAACATTTAAAGTCACCATCTAACGTTGCAATCGGTCCTGTCCTTGAGTCAAGACTTTCTTCCCAAACCCAAACCCTATGTCAAAAGGTGTGAAGATGATATGGGTACTGGATGGTCAACGACTCAAAGCAACATTTAAAATCACAATCTAATGCTGTCAGACTGGTTGTCCGTGTGGATCGGTTTGCAAATGGCCCTCATCCATTCAGGGGATGGATGTGCTAAACTGCATGCTCTATTTTCAAAATCAGTGAgtcaattttaagtttttaagtatGGAAAAATAAAGCAATGTCTAATTCCTTAAAGCTTGTTTGGTTCAGTCAAATATCAAACTCACAATGTTGAAGTATATCATGCTTTCAATTTAATTCTGGTTTAAAAATGTGGTGCTACCAGTTTCCAAGGATAAACCACTTTGGTCTTTAATCTTTAATTAATCCCAGCTCTCATACTATTGAAAAATTGAATTTCTTAGCAAGAATCTTTTGACCATTCTGTCATTACAGAAGCAAGTTTCTGTATCTCAATTTTCATTTGCAGACTCTGCAACTTAGTTCATCTATTGCATTTGAATTTCGAGTGCTATGTTTAgtcatttattttcttctttatcAGACACGTGTACAAGCATCAACACTTTCATTCCCAGAGCTCGTCTCTAAATTACCAGAAATTGGTATTCGTGGGCTGTACAGGGGTTCAATTCCAGCAATCCTAGGACAATTCTCTAGGTGAGTTCTCTTCTTCAAAGCTAACTCTGTTTAAGCATGGTTcatctttgtttgattttgttcTTTTTTCAGCCATGGATTGAGGACTGGTATCTTTGAAGCAACTAGGATTGTGCTAATAAATGTTGCACCAAATCTACAAGATCTCCAGGTATAAGTAGGGgatgttttaattttttcaattttcCTTGGGAGAGATTGATTCAACCCAGCAATTTAGCtgtaaatttaattttgagttcTAGTCATAACTGATCTTTCTTCATTATCTTGTGATTAAAGTATGGCTAATAGCCATGACAATGTGTCAGATCCTGACACTTCTCAAGATCAAATGGCATTGCTTCTCTACTCTATATAACATTGAACAGTAGAAGTTTGCTGAAATAATCATTCACTTGCCTCAAAGATTTACAATGCCCATTGTATTGTAGGTGCAATCCATGGCATCCTTTTGCAGCACAATCTTAGGGACAGCAGTTCGAATCCCTTGCGAAGTCTTGAAGCAGAGGCTACAGGCAGGCATCTTCAATAATGTAGGAGAGGCGATTGTAGGCACCCTACAACAAGATGGTTTGAAAGGATTTTTCCGTGGGACTGGTGCCACACTTTGCCGAGAGGTCCCGTTTTATGTTGCTGGGATGTGTCTATATGCTGAATCTAAGAAGGTAGATAAATTCTGACTACTGTTAAGTTCTCATTTGTTGGATTTATGCATCTTCAGACTAGCTATAGACTTTTACTCCTATTTTTCATTCACGCATTGTACTCTTACAAGATTTTGTTCATCTTGTTGATACATTTGCTTTTAATTGCCTTGATAGGCTGTACAGAACCTTCTGAACCGAGAACTGGAACCCTGGGAAACTGTCGCAGTAGGGGCTTTATCCGGCGGACTTGCTGCCGTCGTCACCACACCCTTTGATGTCATGAAGACGCGAATGATGACTGCGCCACGGGGTTTTCCAGTGTCAATGCAAATGGTCGCTTTCTCCATTCTTCGCAAGGAAGGTCCTCTAGGCCTTTTCAAGGGAGCTGTCCCAAGGTTCTTCTGGATTGCACCTCTCGGTGCTATGAACTTCGCTGGATATGAGCTAGCAAAGAAGGCCATGGACAAGACCGAAGACGTGCCAGGTTAAACTCTTTGGTTGCTGTTGTGTGGAAGCACTCGTCGaccatgtatttttttttctttttgagttcAAAGCTGCTTTTTTTTGTAGCAAATGATGATCAACATAGACAGGTTGTATTATTCATTGTTGACCATATGTGTACATATGGCCCGAGCTCCTCTACATGCCTTAGCTTTCCTTTTTGTGCTTTGGATACGTGATTGTAAACAATGCGTGAACAAAATCTAAAAGCAAATATATGAAACAAATGAGTTTTAGTATCTTGAAGTAAATTAGTCTCCTTGGCCGTCATTTTTCCCCTTGATACGTCAATTTTTCTCGATCCACGCAATCGAGGAGCTGCATAGAGTGAGTCTCTCGCGCTGCAAAAGGTTGGAACCGTCAACCCAGCGGCCCCCTTAACCCGGCCCTataagtatgagagggagtaaatcacggtgaatacgggcccagttatgacatggtggtctcaggtgtttagcatggacagatattgatgttatcgcatttgctgccgcagaccctcgACCTCTCGACTCATACTATAAGAATTCATGTCATAATCAGTTGATCCCGCAACATAGAGTGAGTCTCTCGTAGATATGCAAGGAGGGTGGCCTTTTAGGAGCATGAAGCGATGTGGCCGGTGGGCACAGTAGAGGCCGCCAAAGTCGGCAAAGCGCTGTGATGATTGAGAGCACTCGGAGGCGACGACAAAGACAAGACGATGTCAACAATGAAAATGATGGACAGGTAGATGGCAAGTACCAATGCGCACTGAGTAATCGAGACAATAAACAATCGAATAAGCATGAGAACAATTCATTTCCACGCAATCGAATAGCGAGTTATTAGTGTCTTTCCTTTTGGATTTTGTTCGCTAGCTCGGTGTTattatgacttgttgattatCGTAGAAACAAAGCTGTCTGCAGATATTAAATAACAATGATTATATTAGAAAAAGAAAAACCTCCAGCGCAAACCCTTAATTCAATGACTTACGCTGATTTGAATCTGACAGCGCAAACCCTTACTGTTCGCCTGACCAACACTCCCTTGTAGTAATTATCAAGAGATGCGTGACATACAAGTCTTCAATAGACGACTTCATGTTCTAAGATCGACAAGAACTATATGATATGGAATCTTTAGCCAACATTAATTCACCTA is drawn from Zingiber officinale cultivar Zhangliang chromosome 1B, Zo_v1.1, whole genome shotgun sequence and contains these coding sequences:
- the LOC122049635 gene encoding mitochondrial substrate carrier family protein C-like; the protein is MLSGPDPMEGIFHAFRDAVSPLESAAKDWESHWLNLMSGARNVESTKRYRGSMKEKVAPVAASEDRKKDPFKFFLGALCFPLGGDDVSSRGGISSKKGREEEKKHESCTNCSPFLSAWSFMFDSFLQAFPKPLKSVRKCFWKQRRDDDSPSHAKSRGKRSCKPVFCDKSEKTAGEGDTMSIELILCFALDSLGQNLQMLNWGCQGNRLKNCDRPAASEASESDYLKIMKGLINGKKADFDGFLSNLSFARVGGLPATLVEDAPSVKKEGENHDTGGDKEEPTSSTPQKFASGLLSIPLPNVERLKSTLSTVNLTELIEFIPQLVKSSTDHPDKKKLFSVQDFFRYTETEGRRFFEELDRDGDGQVNLEDLEIAMKKRRLPRRYAKDFLHRTRSNLFSKSVGWKQFLSVMEQKEPKILRAYTSLCLNKSGTLQKNQILASLRNAGLPASEDNAISMMRYLNVDKEGSISYSHFRNFMVLLPSERLEDDPRNIWFEAATVVVVPPPVQISTGNVLKSALAGGLACALSTSILYPIDTMKTRVQASTLSFPELVSKLPEIGIRGLYRGSIPAILGQFSSHGLRTGIFEATRIVLINVAPNLQDLQVQSMASFCSTILGTAVRIPCEVLKQRLQAGIFNNVGEAIVGTLQQDGLKGFFRGTGATLCREVPFYVAGMCLYAESKKAVQNLLNRELEPWETVAVGALSGGLAAVVTTPFDVMKTRMMTAPRGFPVSMQMVAFSILRKEGPLGLFKGAVPRFFWIAPLGAMNFAGYELAKKAMDKTEDVPG